GCGACTGCTCACTCCAAAAGCATTCGTCGTTTTGAAAAAAGGTGTACCGGGCACGGCCGAACTCGTCCGTGAGCTTCAGGAGTTCGTCAAACAGCGGATCACGCCCTACAAGTATCCCCGCCGCATCGAATTTCTCCCCGAACTGCCCAAGAGCGCAGCGGGAAAAGTCCTTCGCTATAAATTACGGAACAAGCAGTCTTGAGCCTCTTGTGCTTCTTGTGGTTTCTTCCCCCTAGCTGCCGCTCCCGCGCAACAACGCCAGGGCGAGTGTGATCACCAGAAAATTGTTGAATGCGTGAGCCGCCATCGGCGCGATGATGGATCCGCGCCATTCGCGCAACGCGGCAAGGGACATCGCAATGGAACCGAGCGCGGGAATGGCGGCCCAACCCTGCGGATGGATGACGGCAAAAAGGCAGGACACCACGGCCGCGCTGAACGCCCATCCCCAGCGGCCGCGCAGATGGTGAAAGAGCGCACCGCGAAACATCGTTTCTTCAAGCACGGGAGCCCACACGCATGCGATTCCGTAGAGCACGAGAATGTTGCCCTGCAGCAGCGGCGTGATCGCATCGCGCGGCACAGTTCCGGTAATTCGAATAAGAATCACAGTAACCAGAATGCCGGCTCCGACAATCGGGAGACACGCCAGATAGCCTGCAATGCCGGATGCAAATTCCCACCACCAGCCCCGCCCGGAATACCAGCCCAGCGCGGTTCGCCAATCCTCCGCCGGGCCGGCAGTTCTTACGATTATCAGAATGACCGCAGGAATGATCAGCCATGCCACCCAATTCCAACTCGGACTCGAAAGGCCCACCCAACGAATCGCCAGACCCAGGAGAACGAAGAGAACGAGGTACAGCGCGAAACCCTTCAGATATGCCGCGGAGCCATCGGGCTGCGAAACATAACCGGGCCGGATCTTGCCTTTGCGCCAGCAGACGATCGCGGTAACCGACAGGCCGAGCGACACGCCAACCAGCCCCAACATCCCGGCGGCTAATACACCCAGAAGAAAAAAAGTACGCCGGGCCGCTCGATCGATCGATTTCCTCGCTTCGTCAACCTGCCGTCTATCCGACGCCAACGCCATCCGCCCAAAATATTCGTACCGTCGAATCAAACGGCCGGCTTCTCCCGGACGCAGCGCCCTCGTTCCGTCCATATATATCGTGTGAAGCGCCGCGAGATCCCGCGTAACTTCCGGTGCACTCTGCGCCCCCGGCGATATGTCGAGTTTCGACAGCGCGGCAGCCTTACCTTGCAGGTAACCGGAAAGAATCGCTACTCGCACTTTATCTTCCGGCGACCGCGCCTCGCTTTCCATTTCCTTCATCACACGCAGCCCCTGGTCCGCGGATAACGATCTGGACGCGATCGCCTCCTGCGCCATTATCTTCATCCTCAGGTCCGTGACCGCCCCCTCGTTGCTGGAGGTTCCCGCGCGGACGGCATTCGCGGCAATCAGAAGAGCAACCATCACCAGGATGATCAGCCATGCCAGAATCTGACCCCGCCGGGGCTGTGGTGCTGGTTTCAATTCCGAAACGGCATCAGTGCGCATAAATTACTTTCGTGGCCTGTAGTGTCCGAAGGCGTTGAGTTGAACACCATCCGCAAGCATGTAATGATATGTGGTCCAATAGGGCGACAGTGATCAATTCTGAGGTGAAGGATGTCCGAACCGACCAACAAATCGCAAAGCATCGCGCCGATGCTGCGGGGTTATTCCGTTGAAATCAGCCCGACTAATGAAAAAGTAGTTGCATCCGCGCTGGAGCGGCTCGAGCCGGGGACCGAGGTGTATCTCACCTGGATACCGGGCGAGGACGTTTTCCGGGCTATCGCGCCCGCCGGAGCGCTGCGTAAAAAAGGGCTGTTTCCGGTGCCGCATATCGGAGCGCGCCATCTCGAGAGTGTGGCACAACTCGATGATCTGCTTGGCCGTTTCGCCGCTGAAGGCGTCGATCGAGTTCTGCTTATCGGCGGCGAGCGCGATAAGCCCCTCGGCCCTTTCGACGCCACCATTCAGGTCATGCAAACGGGCCTGCTCCAGAGACACAAGATCATGCGCATCGGAATCAGTGGATTTCCCGAAGGCCATCCCAAGCTTTCAGAGCAGGTGCTGGGTGAATCGACGGTCGCGAAAATGAAGTACGCCCGGGAGATCGGCCTTGAGGTCTCGGTCGTCACGCAGTTTGCTTTCGAAGGCGGGCCGATTGCCGAGTGGCTCAAAAAACTCCGCGGGATGGGCGTC
The genomic region above belongs to Terriglobia bacterium and contains:
- a CDS encoding type II CAAX endopeptidase family protein, with product MRTDAVSELKPAPQPRRGQILAWLIILVMVALLIAANAVRAGTSSNEGAVTDLRMKIMAQEAIASRSLSADQGLRVMKEMESEARSPEDKVRVAILSGYLQGKAAALSKLDISPGAQSAPEVTRDLAALHTIYMDGTRALRPGEAGRLIRRYEYFGRMALASDRRQVDEARKSIDRAARRTFFLLGVLAAGMLGLVGVSLGLSVTAIVCWRKGKIRPGYVSQPDGSAAYLKGFALYLVLFVLLGLAIRWVGLSSPSWNWVAWLIIPAVILIIVRTAGPAEDWRTALGWYSGRGWWWEFASGIAGYLACLPIVGAGILVTVILIRITGTVPRDAITPLLQGNILVLYGIACVWAPVLEETMFRGALFHHLRGRWGWAFSAAVVSCLFAVIHPQGWAAIPALGSIAMSLAALREWRGSIIAPMAAHAFNNFLVITLALALLRGSGS